Proteins from a single region of Streptomyces glaucescens:
- a CDS encoding ATP-binding protein, which translates to MGGSAPRPDCHLPVETTSFVDRRNELAEGRELLARARLVTLTGPGGVGKTRLAARIAARVARAFPEGVRFLPLSGLHDPALVPLAAADALGLHDHSAQPPLDALVAQVRDRRLLLVVDNCEHLLPAAADLAAALLRGTTGVRVLATSRHRLGLTEEHLMDVRPLPVPDPDGDLSAADAGPALTLFADRAAAVDPGFRLTPANRAAVARLCRRLDGLPLAIELAAVRMRVLSVEQLLARVDDRYRLLSAGSPAVPPRHRTLRAAVDWSHDLCTPHERLVWARACVLAGSFDLETAEAVCADGEQVRPHDVLAAVAGLVDKSVLGREPGPDGVRYRLLDTLRHYGLERLRELPGEEDAARRRQRDWMQQRAAACERAWFGPGQRETVARLRADQDNLRAALDYSLTAPGETLAGLRLAGTLWFYWHACGAPREGRHWLDRALDAHPEPTPERARALWVSALLAGCPEDLTRGRRRAQEAAALARRLGDEAEAAHAEYAVGVIRLFSDDLTAALDHFRAGVARGRVPGQHLSLVGLDRVELACALSLLGRADQAIAVCEETRRLCEAHGEEWVLSYVLRMLALAHTVKRDWPRAERHAREALRRKLAVHDIVGIGLTLDLLAQIAGHHDAPERAVVLLGGADRVWAGVDRDRWGSAALGTARDGTETRARAALGAPAFDRAYAHGAALTLPGLAGYALEEHRPPEPERPRGAPLTRRETQVAQLVAEGLANQQIADRLVIARRTAEGHVERILSKLGFSNRSQIAAWVTAQR; encoded by the coding sequence ATGGGCGGATCAGCGCCACGACCGGACTGTCACCTGCCGGTCGAGACGACCAGCTTCGTCGACCGGCGGAACGAACTGGCCGAAGGCCGCGAACTGCTGGCCCGCGCCCGGCTGGTCACCCTGACCGGACCCGGCGGCGTCGGCAAGACGCGCCTCGCCGCACGCATCGCGGCCCGCGTCGCCCGCGCCTTCCCCGAAGGCGTGCGCTTCCTCCCCCTGTCCGGGCTCCACGACCCCGCCCTCGTCCCGCTCGCCGCCGCCGACGCCCTCGGCCTGCACGACCACTCCGCCCAGCCCCCGCTCGACGCCCTCGTGGCACAGGTACGCGACCGGCGCCTGCTGCTCGTCGTCGACAACTGCGAACACCTGCTGCCCGCCGCCGCCGACCTCGCCGCCGCCCTGCTGCGCGGCACCACCGGCGTACGCGTCCTCGCCACCAGCCGGCACCGCCTCGGCCTCACCGAGGAACACCTCATGGACGTACGCCCGCTGCCCGTCCCCGACCCCGACGGCGACCTCTCCGCCGCCGACGCCGGCCCCGCGCTCACCCTCTTCGCCGACCGCGCAGCCGCCGTCGACCCCGGCTTCCGCCTCACCCCAGCCAACCGGGCCGCCGTCGCCCGCCTCTGCCGGCGCCTCGACGGACTGCCCCTCGCCATCGAACTCGCCGCCGTACGGATGCGCGTCCTCAGCGTCGAACAGCTCCTCGCCCGCGTCGACGACCGCTACCGCCTGCTCTCCGCCGGCAGCCCCGCCGTCCCGCCCCGCCACCGGACCCTGCGCGCCGCCGTCGACTGGAGCCACGACCTCTGCACACCGCACGAGCGACTGGTGTGGGCCCGCGCCTGCGTCCTCGCCGGCAGCTTCGACCTGGAGACCGCCGAAGCCGTCTGCGCCGACGGCGAGCAGGTCCGGCCCCACGACGTCCTCGCGGCCGTCGCCGGACTCGTCGACAAGAGCGTGCTCGGCCGGGAACCCGGACCCGACGGCGTCCGCTACCGCCTCCTCGACACCCTGCGCCACTACGGTCTGGAACGACTCCGCGAACTCCCCGGCGAGGAGGACGCCGCACGCCGCCGCCAGCGCGACTGGATGCAGCAGCGCGCCGCCGCCTGCGAACGCGCCTGGTTCGGCCCCGGCCAGCGCGAGACCGTCGCCCGGCTCCGCGCCGACCAGGACAACCTGCGCGCCGCCCTCGACTACAGCCTCACCGCCCCCGGCGAAACACTCGCCGGCCTCCGCCTGGCCGGCACCCTCTGGTTCTACTGGCACGCCTGCGGCGCCCCCCGCGAAGGCCGCCACTGGCTCGACCGCGCCCTCGACGCCCACCCCGAACCCACCCCCGAACGCGCCCGCGCCCTGTGGGTCTCCGCCCTCCTCGCCGGCTGCCCCGAAGACCTCACCCGCGGCCGCCGGCGCGCCCAGGAGGCCGCCGCCCTCGCCCGGCGGCTCGGCGACGAGGCCGAGGCCGCCCACGCCGAGTACGCCGTCGGCGTCATCCGCCTGTTCAGCGACGACCTGACCGCCGCCCTCGACCACTTCCGGGCCGGCGTCGCCCGCGGCCGCGTCCCCGGCCAGCACCTCAGCCTCGTCGGCCTCGACCGGGTCGAACTCGCCTGCGCCCTCTCCCTCCTCGGCCGGGCCGACCAGGCCATCGCCGTCTGCGAGGAGACCCGGCGGCTGTGCGAGGCGCACGGCGAGGAATGGGTGCTGTCGTACGTGCTGCGCATGCTGGCCCTCGCCCACACCGTGAAACGGGACTGGCCGCGGGCCGAGCGCCACGCCCGCGAGGCGCTGCGCCGCAAGCTCGCCGTCCACGACATCGTCGGCATCGGCCTCACCCTCGACCTCCTCGCCCAGATCGCCGGCCACCACGACGCACCCGAACGCGCCGTCGTGCTCCTCGGCGGCGCCGACCGGGTCTGGGCCGGCGTCGACCGCGACCGCTGGGGCTCCGCCGCCCTCGGCACCGCCCGCGACGGCACCGAGACCAGGGCCCGCGCGGCCCTCGGCGCCCCTGCCTTCGACCGCGCCTACGCCCACGGCGCCGCCCTCACCCTCCCCGGCCTGGCCGGCTACGCCCTGGAGGAACACCGGCCGCCCGAGCCGGAACGCCCCCGGGGCGCCCCCCTCACCCGGCGCGAGACCCAGGTCGCCCAGCTCGTCGCCGAAGGACTCGCCAACCAGCAGATCGCCGACCGCCTGGTGATCGCCCGCCGCACCGCCGAAGGACATGTCGAACGCATCCTCAGCAAACTCGGCTTCAGCAACCGCAGCCAGATCGCCGCCTGGGTGACGGCCCAACGCTGA
- a CDS encoding MEDS domain-containing protein: MTTTEHGTTPPGLPGSFDHRMAVHGSDEEFLATAVPFLAEGLAAPEEPPPVAIAAPAKLELLRAALTGDAARRVVTIAHTDWYTGSAANAIARAAGHLAAHAGPRGAVHLLMEPDWSGRAGRSARESAEWIRYEALANLLFAPYATTALCVYDTRTAGPAVIAAARRAHPGTGAYADPLLVAAELDAVPLPPPPRDAHRLPAPEPGAVRGWALARGLAPAEAELFATAVAEAAVDPVTDVLLWGEAPSCVCELRTARRVADPLAGFVPPPAATAPAPGQGLWFARQVCAYVDVRDDAAGARVRLQYA; this comes from the coding sequence ATGACCACCACCGAACACGGCACCACCCCGCCCGGCCTGCCCGGTTCCTTCGACCACCGCATGGCCGTGCACGGGTCCGACGAGGAGTTCCTGGCGACCGCCGTGCCGTTCCTCGCCGAAGGTCTCGCCGCGCCCGAGGAACCCCCGCCCGTGGCCATCGCCGCCCCCGCCAAACTGGAGCTGCTGCGCGCCGCCCTCACCGGGGACGCCGCACGGCGGGTGGTCACCATCGCGCACACCGACTGGTACACCGGCTCAGCCGCCAACGCCATCGCCCGGGCCGCCGGTCACCTCGCCGCGCACGCCGGGCCGCGCGGCGCCGTCCACCTCTTGATGGAGCCCGACTGGAGCGGCCGGGCCGGCCGCTCCGCCCGCGAGTCCGCCGAGTGGATCCGCTACGAGGCCCTCGCGAACCTCCTCTTCGCCCCGTACGCCACCACCGCCCTGTGCGTCTACGACACCCGCACCGCGGGCCCGGCCGTGATCGCCGCGGCCCGCCGCGCCCACCCCGGCACCGGGGCGTACGCCGACCCGCTCCTGGTCGCCGCCGAACTGGACGCCGTACCGCTGCCGCCGCCCCCGCGGGACGCGCACCGGCTGCCCGCACCCGAACCCGGCGCCGTCCGCGGCTGGGCGCTCGCCCGGGGGCTGGCCCCCGCGGAGGCGGAGCTGTTCGCCACGGCGGTGGCGGAGGCCGCCGTGGACCCCGTCACCGATGTCCTGCTGTGGGGCGAGGCGCCCTCCTGCGTCTGCGAACTGCGTACCGCCCGCCGCGTCGCCGACCCGCTCGCCGGCTTCGTGCCGCCACCCGCCGCCACCGCACCCGCACCCGGGCAGGGCCTGTGGTTCGCGCGGCAGGTGTGCGCGTACGTCGACGTC